In Pedobacter sp. WC2423, the following are encoded in one genomic region:
- a CDS encoding nuclear transport factor 2 family protein encodes MKSLYKHTVLITLTAIATLSAVAQPQNKGIQHTDPLYQIVSGLDSNMFSAYNKRDLNAFMNFFSSDLEFYDDRGGLSDYAHNLAAFKRNFTDAVHSSRRELVKGSLQVYRLGNFGALAVGIHKFYGTVNGKEELEATAKFTEIWENKNGKWQIKREMSYDHK; translated from the coding sequence ATGAAATCTTTATATAAACACACTGTGCTGATCACATTGACCGCCATAGCTACCTTATCAGCAGTTGCGCAACCTCAAAATAAGGGAATTCAGCATACAGATCCGCTTTATCAAATCGTATCCGGATTAGATAGTAACATGTTTTCCGCTTATAATAAACGCGATCTGAACGCTTTTATGAATTTCTTTTCTTCTGATCTTGAATTTTATGATGATAGGGGAGGCTTGTCAGACTATGCACATAATTTAGCTGCTTTTAAAAGGAATTTCACAGACGCTGTACATTCTTCAAGACGTGAGCTGGTTAAAGGAAGCCTGCAAGTTTATCGTTTAGGCAATTTCGGTGCATTAGCTGTAGGGATTCACAAATTTTATGGCACTGTTAACGGAAAGGAAGAGTTAGAAGCTACTGCAAAGTTTACCGAAATCTGGGAAAACAAAAATGGGAAATGGCAGATAAAGCGTGAGATGAGCTATGATCATAAATAA
- a CDS encoding ATP-binding protein, with translation MIVIDTEMIIQFHSNNISNFIPQVSDLLIGKSIDYLENLPDQAYQANFIRQLITSGKTNKGFERINPVPITISGIQYYLIISLSDGLYILEFELSASSFQLDVQGLMGNTIAEILTYNKLEDLLENTAIQVKQIIDFDRVMVYRFAKDGHGEVVAESKNPDLSPWLGLHYPASDIPRQARELYKLNLTRLIADVDSIPARITKAKNNPQDLDLTYSQLRAVSPIHIQYLKNMGVASSFSISLKFKDELWGLIACHNYTPRFIDFKSREYAKLIGQITSSALEFRQNEETLRNENEFSHSLEKIIKQLMGSESIEKALTSEETTLLDIVKCDGAVLVHDKKIYKLGITPNDQQLLDLIFWINDQGKDTLYQTDNLSAVYSEAFAYQDSASGLLISVLSRELGDYLIWFRAEQIQNLRWAGNPDKPATIHDNGLLNISPRNSFAIWTETIAGFSETWSVDDIKSVIKLKEEVNYGLNHKAGTARIMNERLKLAYQELESFSYTISHDLKNPIASIKSYAQLLIRDQNILERGQQMLHRIADRADQMNLMINAVLDYSRIGSTAMLFQPIKTESLIIEIVNDLSLIYAAENLEITIGEVPDLRGDPIMVLQVFSNLISNAVKYSQHSIAPKVHISGELIGDKIHYHIVDNGIGIAQNNLLNIFELFNRMDNVKDIEGSGVGLAIVKRIMEKHEGTIVAESELGVGSTFRLTFNHS, from the coding sequence ATGATTGTCATCGATACGGAGATGATCATTCAATTTCACAGTAATAATATCAGTAATTTCATCCCTCAGGTTTCTGATTTATTAATTGGTAAATCAATTGATTATTTAGAGAATTTACCTGATCAGGCTTATCAAGCTAATTTTATCAGACAACTGATTACTTCCGGAAAAACTAACAAAGGATTTGAAAGGATTAATCCAGTTCCAATAACAATTTCTGGAATTCAATATTATTTAATTATTTCCTTAAGTGACGGACTATATATTTTGGAATTCGAATTATCGGCGTCAAGTTTCCAATTAGATGTCCAGGGCCTGATGGGTAACACTATCGCTGAAATTCTTACCTATAATAAATTGGAGGATTTATTAGAAAACACTGCTATTCAAGTAAAACAAATCATAGATTTTGATAGAGTAATGGTCTATCGGTTTGCAAAAGATGGTCACGGTGAAGTGGTAGCTGAATCTAAAAATCCGGATTTATCACCATGGCTTGGTTTACATTATCCAGCATCCGACATACCCCGGCAAGCACGTGAGTTATATAAATTGAACTTAACCAGATTGATAGCGGATGTTGATTCAATACCTGCCAGAATTACTAAAGCAAAAAATAATCCACAAGATCTGGATCTGACTTATAGTCAATTAAGAGCGGTATCCCCTATCCATATTCAGTACTTAAAAAACATGGGGGTTGCTTCCAGCTTCAGTATTTCCCTGAAATTTAAAGATGAATTATGGGGATTAATCGCTTGTCATAATTATACTCCACGATTTATTGATTTTAAATCAAGGGAATATGCCAAATTGATCGGCCAGATAACCTCATCCGCACTTGAATTCAGACAGAATGAAGAAACGCTGAGAAACGAGAATGAATTTAGCCACAGCCTGGAAAAAATCATTAAACAGTTGATGGGATCCGAAAGCATAGAAAAAGCACTGACTTCAGAAGAAACTACATTATTAGATATAGTCAAATGTGATGGTGCTGTGCTTGTACACGATAAAAAGATATATAAATTAGGGATTACGCCTAATGATCAACAATTACTGGATTTAATATTCTGGATAAATGATCAGGGAAAAGATACTTTATACCAGACAGATAACCTTTCTGCTGTCTATTCCGAAGCATTTGCATATCAAGATAGTGCAAGTGGGTTATTAATATCAGTGCTTTCCAGAGAACTGGGAGATTATCTGATTTGGTTCAGAGCTGAACAGATTCAAAACTTGAGATGGGCAGGAAATCCTGATAAACCAGCAACTATTCATGATAATGGATTGCTTAACATTTCTCCCCGAAATTCATTTGCTATATGGACGGAAACTATAGCTGGTTTTTCAGAAACCTGGTCTGTAGATGATATTAAGTCCGTTATCAAATTGAAAGAGGAAGTGAACTATGGGCTAAACCACAAAGCGGGAACTGCACGTATAATGAATGAAAGGCTTAAATTAGCCTACCAGGAGCTGGAAAGTTTTAGTTATACCATTTCCCATGATCTGAAGAATCCTATTGCCTCAATTAAAAGTTATGCTCAGCTGCTGATTAGAGATCAAAACATTTTGGAACGCGGTCAGCAAATGTTGCACAGAATAGCTGACAGGGCAGATCAAATGAATTTAATGATTAATGCAGTTCTTGATTATTCGCGTATTGGGAGTACAGCGATGCTCTTCCAACCTATTAAGACAGAAAGCTTAATCATTGAAATTGTTAACGATCTTTCTCTGATCTATGCTGCTGAAAACCTGGAAATTACGATCGGGGAAGTTCCAGATCTGCGAGGTGACCCCATTATGGTTTTACAAGTATTTTCTAACCTGATTAGTAATGCCGTGAAATATTCGCAACATTCTATTGCACCCAAAGTACATATATCAGGTGAATTAATTGGAGACAAAATCCATTACCATATTGTAGATAATGGTATCGGAATTGCCCAAAATAACTTATTGAACATATTTGAATTGTTTAACAGAATGGACAATGTTAAAGATATTGAGGGTTCAGGTGTTGGTTTAGCAATTGTTAAGCGAATTATGGAAAAACATGAGGGCACAATAGTTGCCGAAAGTGAATTAGGAGTTGGGTCAACTTTTCGTTTAACGTTCAATCATAGCTAG
- a CDS encoding SDR family oxidoreductase has protein sequence MLNTIIPKILITGATGQVGSKTMDFLLSNKEIELVAAVRSPEKAAPFTAKGIATVILDFDDESTHLSALKDIDRVLIVTGYTVDMLRQSKALLDNAKKSGVQHVVHLGACGRDDTTVAHWAWHQLIERYIEWSGFSYTHLRPETFMQNVLSYGGKRTIENGIIHAFVEGARLSWVDVDDVAQVAALALANPEVHGGQTYRLGYDAITFNEMAGLMTSVIGKPFRYEPLSPEIFLQQMKDSGAEMAYMDCVYNHWKRYAAGTIPGADDTFDNFFEITGKQPVKWIDFIKKHKAEFDY, from the coding sequence ATGCTAAATACGATAATCCCTAAAATATTAATCACTGGAGCAACCGGACAGGTAGGTAGTAAAACAATGGACTTTCTTTTATCAAATAAAGAAATAGAGCTGGTAGCTGCAGTACGCTCTCCAGAGAAGGCGGCTCCGTTTACAGCTAAAGGAATTGCTACAGTTATTCTTGATTTTGATGACGAGAGTACACATCTGTCTGCGCTTAAAGATATCGATCGCGTTTTGATAGTTACTGGTTATACCGTTGATATGTTACGTCAAAGCAAGGCTTTGTTAGATAATGCTAAAAAATCTGGCGTACAGCATGTTGTACATCTGGGCGCCTGTGGTCGTGACGATACCACTGTTGCACATTGGGCCTGGCATCAATTGATAGAAAGGTATATTGAGTGGTCTGGGTTTTCTTATACACATTTACGTCCGGAAACTTTTATGCAGAACGTATTGAGTTATGGAGGTAAAAGAACAATTGAAAATGGTATAATTCATGCTTTTGTTGAGGGGGCGCGGCTGAGTTGGGTAGATGTAGATGATGTAGCACAAGTTGCTGCTCTGGCTTTAGCCAATCCGGAAGTACATGGCGGACAAACTTATAGATTAGGTTACGATGCAATAACTTTTAATGAAATGGCTGGACTGATGACTTCAGTTATCGGTAAACCTTTCCGTTATGAACCACTTTCTCCTGAAATCTTCCTGCAGCAAATGAAGGATTCGGGCGCTGAGATGGCTTATATGGATTGTGTATATAACCATTGGAAACGTTATGCAGCAGGGACGATTCCTGGTGCTGATGATACGTTTGACAACTTCTTTGAAATTACAGGAAAACAACCTGTGAAATGGATTGACTTTATTAAAAAACATAAAGCAGAGTTTGATTATTAG
- a CDS encoding M57 family metalloprotease, giving the protein MKNLFKNIALIALFPILITSCSKKNETPSNRDLSTKQTDKVREYIKNLGFTDAQIVEKGAQYIVDGDIVFDKNMQIPDDNGKPKTEQYYNGFLVTNSSNIRVKVDASITSMAAEINGAIQQWNTVPNSKIKFVIVTDNNYDILIKVDNTIGGSTCGQAYLSTSDGKAGNTVWINQQLIKNNSFAQRQRTIAHEFGHTISIKHTNQSTSIDVPGVGGTDALSLMNGGQCGSGATVLSAKDKQATAVLYPL; this is encoded by the coding sequence ATGAAAAACTTATTTAAAAACATCGCATTAATTGCGCTATTTCCGATTTTAATTACCTCCTGCTCAAAGAAAAATGAGACTCCTTCAAATCGGGATTTGAGTACTAAGCAAACAGATAAAGTTCGTGAATACATCAAAAATCTTGGATTTACAGACGCACAAATAGTCGAAAAAGGAGCTCAGTATATTGTTGACGGTGATATCGTATTTGATAAAAATATGCAGATTCCTGATGATAACGGAAAGCCAAAAACAGAACAGTATTACAATGGTTTTCTGGTAACCAATAGTTCTAATATCCGTGTTAAAGTGGATGCTTCTATCACAAGCATGGCTGCTGAAATTAATGGAGCAATTCAGCAGTGGAATACAGTGCCTAATTCAAAAATTAAATTCGTCATTGTAACAGATAATAATTATGATATTTTGATAAAAGTTGACAATACGATCGGAGGTAGTACCTGCGGACAAGCTTACCTGTCTACCTCTGACGGTAAAGCAGGGAATACTGTTTGGATTAATCAGCAACTGATCAAAAATAATTCTTTTGCACAACGTCAAAGAACTATTGCACATGAATTCGGACATACCATTTCTATTAAGCATACTAACCAATCTACTTCGATTGATGTACCAGGAGTTGGTGGAACTGATGCGCTATCATTAATGAATGGCGGACAATGTGGAAGCGGGGCTACTGTTTTATCAGCGAAAGATAAACAGGCGACTGCTGTATTATATCCTTTATAA
- a CDS encoding Crp/Fnr family transcriptional regulator, whose protein sequence is MSFVVKGLLRSYNVDEKGDEHMNMFSWEGWWTSDMSSFFSGEKAVFSIDAIENSELLIITLADFEEMTLKVPVMDRYFRLLFQNSLITKERRLISSVTDAAEEKYVRLMEYSPQIIQRIPQNLIASYLGITPETLSRIKKKITLRK, encoded by the coding sequence ATGTCATTTGTAGTAAAAGGTCTGCTCAGATCTTACAATGTTGACGAAAAAGGAGATGAGCATATGAATATGTTTTCATGGGAGGGGTGGTGGACCTCAGATATGAGCAGCTTCTTCTCAGGTGAAAAAGCTGTTTTCAGCATAGATGCTATAGAAAATTCCGAACTTTTGATAATCACGCTTGCAGATTTTGAAGAAATGACTTTAAAAGTTCCGGTCATGGACCGGTATTTTCGTCTCCTTTTTCAGAATAGCCTGATTACAAAAGAGCGAAGATTAATCAGTTCTGTCACAGATGCTGCTGAAGAAAAATATGTCCGGCTGATGGAATACAGCCCGCAAATCATTCAAAGAATCCCTCAAAACCTGATTGCCTCTTACCTGGGGATCACTCCGGAAACCTTAAGCCGCATTAAGAAGAAGATTACGCTGCGCAAATAA
- a CDS encoding GNAT family N-acetyltransferase, which produces MKSNTEDNYSLQRLLPSKWAAYQSIRLEALQTNPEMFGSSYAKEVIYSQDDWIALLENDKRAIFALYDTDSIIGLTGVAIDKEDATSAILFSSFIKPAHRGRGLARLFYQVRIDWAREKKCSSITVSHRAGNEISKAANQRFGFKYSNRKKVTWPDGISEDEVIYALQL; this is translated from the coding sequence ATGAAAAGTAACACAGAAGATAATTACTCCTTGCAACGTTTGCTGCCTTCTAAATGGGCAGCATATCAATCAATCAGACTGGAAGCATTACAAACTAACCCTGAAATGTTTGGTAGCAGTTACGCGAAAGAAGTTATCTATAGCCAAGATGACTGGATCGCTTTATTAGAAAATGATAAGCGCGCCATATTTGCCTTATATGATACGGATTCAATCATCGGTTTGACTGGTGTGGCTATCGATAAAGAAGACGCAACATCAGCAATTTTATTTTCCTCTTTCATTAAGCCGGCACATCGCGGCAGGGGATTGGCCAGGTTATTTTATCAGGTACGAATTGACTGGGCAAGAGAAAAAAAATGCAGCTCAATTACTGTTTCCCATAGAGCAGGCAATGAAATTTCCAAAGCTGCAAATCAACGGTTCGGTTTTAAATATTCCAATAGGAAAAAAGTAACCTGGCCAGATGGTATATCTGAAGATGAAGTGATATATGCTTTGCAGCTATAA